TCACCTCATCATTATGCATTACATCTAACCTAAATAACTCGACTGAAATTATATCATGATGGATGACCCCATGAAAACGGGACCCGTTAAAGATATACGAAAGTAGAAAAAGGAAACTTGAAGAAGCCCTGAGTCTCATAAAGACCGGAGACCACATTTTCGTTGGCTCTGCCTGCGGAGAACCCCAATATCTTGTGAGAGGACTGGTAGAAAAAGCAAGCCATCTTTCAGACAACGAGATTCTGCATTTATACACGCTAGGTGTGGCTCCGTATGCAGAGTCAAAATATTCCGACAGATTTAGATTAAACACATTCTTTGTTGGCGCGACGACTAGGGAAGCCGTGGCAGATGGTAGGGCTGACTACACTCCGGTGTTTCTTTCCGAACTTCCAAAAATGATTTCTAAGGGAATGGTCCCCATTGATGTTGCCCTTATTCAAGTCACCCCACCTGATGACCACGGTTTCTGCAGTCTCGGCGTCTCGGTGGAAATCACAAAAACTGCGGCTAAAATTGCTAAACTTGTCATAGCACAGGTTAACAGATATATGCCTAGAACGATGGGTGACAGCTTTTTACATGTCAGCGAAATCGATGTTTTCGTTAAGCATGACGAGCCAATTCTTGAAGTCCCACCCCCCGAGCGCGATATTGTTTCAGACAGGATCGCCAGGTATGTTGCAGAGCTCGTGGAGGATGGATCCACGCTGCAGATAGGCATCGGAACAATACCTGACGCTGTTCTGGGGGCGCTTACGGATAAAAAGGACTTGGGAGTCCACACCGAACTTCTAACGGAGGGGATAGTTGACTTAGTTGAAGAAGGTGTGATAACATGCGCTAAGAAAACTCTTCATAGAGGAAAAATTGTCGCATCCTTCGCAATGGGTACACGCAGACTCTACGATTTCATTGACAATAATCCAATGATCGAATTCTACGAGGCTGATTACGTAAATGATCCGTTCATTATAAGTCAAAATGAGAAAATGGTGGCAATAAATCAGGCGCTTGAGATAGACTTGACAGGACAAGTTTGCGCCGACTCAATAGGATACCGATTTTACAGCGGGTTGGGGGGCCAAGCGGATTTCGTCAGAGGCGCGATACGTTCAAAAGGAGGCAAGGCGATAACCGTTATCCCTTCTACAGCGAAAGAAGGAGAGATTTCCAGAATAAAATCCGTGCTCAGCGAAGGAGCCGGAGTGGTTTTAACGAGGGGGGATGTTGACTACGTCGTGACGGAGTATGGTGTGGCTTGGCTGCGAGGGAAAAACATAAGAGAAAGAGCGCTCTCACTCATATCCATCGCTCATCCCCGATTCAGAAACGAACTATTGGGCTGGGCTAAAGAAAAACGACTAGTTCCCCCAGATGTTTTGCCCTTCCCAGAAATTGAGTACCCAGAAGAGTTGAAAAAATGGGTAACCCTTAAGGAAGGAACCCGAATTCTGTCAAGGCCCATCAAACCCTCGGACGCTACTCTTAAGCAGCATCTCTTTTATGCTCTCTCGAAAGAAAGCGTGACCAAAAGATTTTTGGGTTCCCTTAGAACGATGCCACTGAAGAGAATATGGCCATTTGTGTTAATCGATTACAACAATGAAATGAGTATAGTAGCCGTCAAAGAAAATGAAACAGAAGACTTGATTGGGATAGGAAGCTATGTGAAGATCCCTCACACAGACTCAGCCGAGGTTTCTTTCTTGGTCAGAGACGATTGGCAGGGGCGTGGTGTGGGCAGTGCGCTTCTTCAACATCTGATCGATATCGCAAGAGCTAAGGGAATATCAACGTTTACAGCTTGGGTTTCTACAGACAATTATAGAATGATGCACATCTTTCGGAAATGTGGATATCCCATGAAATATCGAATAGAGGGAAACCTCTACTATGTGGTCATCGACTTGACACAAAAGCTTGAAGAAAATACTAACCGAACTCTTTGAGTTTTGCTGGAAGATACTCGTTTACAACATATGCCAATCCGTACTTCGCAAACGCCTGCTGCTCAGCCTTTTTCCCAAGTTCAAGCATCTTCTTTATTTCCCTTTGCCAGAATTCGGAATTGTATCTCGGGTCTTTCTGTAGCTGCTTCAACCGAGCAATATCTATCTCTCTCAACTTGTCGGTCGGGAGATCATACTCAACTATGTCTGTAGCGGTCACACCTATGAATTTCGCATCGGGGACTGCGAGCTCATGGTTGATGTATGCGAGCTTCGCGCTTCCAGAAATCACAACCATTGCTATATGAAAGCCAAATGGATCACCATCCGTGAACAAAAGCACAGGCAAGTCTAGTTCCTCGTTCACCCGCTTCAGAAATCTTCTTGTCGCTCTGGCAGCCTGTCCCTTAAGCCCCACGATTAAAGCATCAAACTTTTTCCAAGCTTCCTCCTGCAAGAGTCTGTGATACATACCCATTGTTTCTACCGCTATTACTCTCTTTGCTTTACACTTGACAAACTCCACGTCGTCTATCGTTGGCGGTATGGTATATCCACCCCTTCCAGCTTTCGTCGCGTCTATTACAACGTCCTCTTCTTTCAGAACTATTTCTCCGAAAACAGCCGCTCCATCTTCCTCGGGCATAAGGCCTAAATCTTCCCTTTTAATCCCAAAAGTAGCCTCTAAGTCTTCAACCATCAAATCGGATTCCGATTGATCCGAGAAGGGACCCGTCTCCCATCCTTCGGCGGTGTAGTACATTTCCCTTAGAGTTGCAAACTTTCCGCTTTCTATAAGCTCCGCGGCAAAATCTGCAACACACATAAGTTGAGCAAATTTCTTAACCTGCTTTATGTTAGCAGCGGATCTCACACTTACTTTGTTCCCAAGAACATAGTATCTGCTTTTCTCGTCGTAAACTATGTTTGATGTGCTCCTAGAGGGTATTTTCAAACGTGGTGGCACACCTTCTTCGAGCATTTTGAGAACAAGCTCGCCCAAATCAGATAACTTCTCTCTAGCTTCCTTTTTCCTCTTCCCCAGTTTTGACATTTTTACCCCCCAGTATTTTTGTTAAAACCTTACTTATATCTGGCAGACTTTTGCCGGCTAGTCTGGCGGCTTTTTTAGCGATCACCGGTAGATACTTCTCGAAAATCATTGCCTTTTCCCTTCTTTCTTTCAATCTTATCTTTCTGTTCAGGAAAGCCCTCAGTTCTCTTGCTGCATCCATTATGGCGCTCCTGATTTCTGCAACTATTTCGGGCTCATCGGCAATTGACTGTTTGCCCGCTGAAGTATACGGAACATAAACTGAAGAGATATTTACAAAAAGCGTAATCGGCGCGTTGGCCGGATCCACGCCATATCTTCTCCAATCTATCGAATTCACTGCTGTCATGATCGCACAGCCTCCTTGGTCGAATATCAGTGGGGCCCTGTTTGCGAATCTGATTACTTCTATACCGGTTTCTCCCTCACCCTCCTCCGTCCGCTTACCAGCGCTTCCACCGTAAGCTATCCCAACCTCGACTTGGAAAGGTATTCCTCCACGATAGACTTTCGGTGGTCTTTGAACCACATGAACAAATTCTGGATTATAGATCTGCTTGAGACCGCTTTCTATATTCTGTGCACCAATCGGTCTCAGACCTTGCGATGAAGGCGCCTGTATCTTCACCTCTTTGAAAGCCTTTACGATTCTCTCGGCTTCTTCCCATGTTAGTTCTTTTGGATTTTTGTTCTCGGGCACTCCTGCCATTCTGCAGACTTCTCTGGCTTTTTCTCTGCTGACCTTCTCAAGTTCGCTCGACAGGAAAGAACCGATGCTTTTTGCGGATGTGCGCTTGGCCAGAGAAAGGAGATCATCTGGGAGAAGACCTAAGGGATGCGGTAGAACCGGTTCGGGCGGCTTCGGAACTTCTTCGACAGCATTTTCAAAAACCGTGAGATTCCCGTCCGGCTCCACGAGCGTTATGTGCACGTGAGGGTTGGCGACAGCCGTCATTCGTAGGTAATTGAACGGACCATATCTTGATCGAATATAAACAATGTCCTTGAGCTCGAGCTCTACCCTAGTCCCGCGCCACTTTCCCTTAAGTTTCCTGAGTTTCACTATTTTTCCTTCATTTCTTTCAACGTCGATCATAACGTGTGCTTCAACGATTTCCCCCTTGCCGGTCGAGGTGATTACTTTTACAGGCTTTCCCGTAGTCATCTGCGAGAACATGACGGCGCCTGAGATTCCGATGCCCTGCTGCCCTCTCTGTTGCATAAACCTGTGAAGTTTCGTCCCCGCAAGCATCTTTCCAAAAACATGCGAAATAAAATTCTCTGGAATTCCGGTTGCATTGTCTTCAACGGTCACCCGCAAATGCTCCGGATCCTCGCTCGCTTTTTCTATTATGACTTTTATCTTTGGAAGAATACCTGCCTCCTCGGCGGCGTCGATGGAGTTTGTAACGGCTTCGTGAATGACCGTTGTCAGAGATCTTATTTTTCCTGTATATCCGAGCATTGCTGCGTTCTTCCTAAAGAACTCGCTAACCGTGTGC
This is a stretch of genomic DNA from Candidatus Hadarchaeales archaeon. It encodes these proteins:
- the top6B gene encoding DNA topoisomerase VI subunit B; translation: MVRVAEEIFREFKEHTVSEFFRKNAAMLGYTGKIRSLTTVIHEAVTNSIDAAEEAGILPKIKVIIEKASEDPEHLRVTVEDNATGIPENFISHVFGKMLAGTKLHRFMQQRGQQGIGISGAVMFSQMTTGKPVKVITSTGKGEIVEAHVMIDVERNEGKIVKLRKLKGKWRGTRVELELKDIVYIRSRYGPFNYLRMTAVANPHVHITLVEPDGNLTVFENAVEEVPKPPEPVLPHPLGLLPDDLLSLAKRTSAKSIGSFLSSELEKVSREKAREVCRMAGVPENKNPKELTWEEAERIVKAFKEVKIQAPSSQGLRPIGAQNIESGLKQIYNPEFVHVVQRPPKVYRGGIPFQVEVGIAYGGSAGKRTEEGEGETGIEVIRFANRAPLIFDQGGCAIMTAVNSIDWRRYGVDPANAPITLFVNISSVYVPYTSAGKQSIADEPEIVAEIRSAIMDAARELRAFLNRKIRLKERREKAMIFEKYLPVIAKKAARLAGKSLPDISKVLTKILGGKNVKTGEEEKGS
- a CDS encoding DNA topoisomerase IV subunit A, coding for MSKLGKRKKEAREKLSDLGELVLKMLEEGVPPRLKIPSRSTSNIVYDEKSRYYVLGNKVSVRSAANIKQVKKFAQLMCVADFAAELIESGKFATLREMYYTAEGWETGPFSDQSESDLMVEDLEATFGIKREDLGLMPEEDGAAVFGEIVLKEEDVVIDATKAGRGGYTIPPTIDDVEFVKCKAKRVIAVETMGMYHRLLQEEAWKKFDALIVGLKGQAARATRRFLKRVNEELDLPVLLFTDGDPFGFHIAMVVISGSAKLAYINHELAVPDAKFIGVTATDIVEYDLPTDKLREIDIARLKQLQKDPRYNSEFWQREIKKMLELGKKAEQQAFAKYGLAYVVNEYLPAKLKEFG
- a CDS encoding GNAT family N-acetyltransferase; the encoded protein is MSLIKTGDHIFVGSACGEPQYLVRGLVEKASHLSDNEILHLYTLGVAPYAESKYSDRFRLNTFFVGATTREAVADGRADYTPVFLSELPKMISKGMVPIDVALIQVTPPDDHGFCSLGVSVEITKTAAKIAKLVIAQVNRYMPRTMGDSFLHVSEIDVFVKHDEPILEVPPPERDIVSDRIARYVAELVEDGSTLQIGIGTIPDAVLGALTDKKDLGVHTELLTEGIVDLVEEGVITCAKKTLHRGKIVASFAMGTRRLYDFIDNNPMIEFYEADYVNDPFIISQNEKMVAINQALEIDLTGQVCADSIGYRFYSGLGGQADFVRGAIRSKGGKAITVIPSTAKEGEISRIKSVLSEGAGVVLTRGDVDYVVTEYGVAWLRGKNIRERALSLISIAHPRFRNELLGWAKEKRLVPPDVLPFPEIEYPEELKKWVTLKEGTRILSRPIKPSDATLKQHLFYALSKESVTKRFLGSLRTMPLKRIWPFVLIDYNNEMSIVAVKENETEDLIGIGSYVKIPHTDSAEVSFLVRDDWQGRGVGSALLQHLIDIARAKGISTFTAWVSTDNYRMMHIFRKCGYPMKYRIEGNLYYVVIDLTQKLEENTNRTL